One genomic window of Entelurus aequoreus isolate RoL-2023_Sb linkage group LG07, RoL_Eaeq_v1.1, whole genome shotgun sequence includes the following:
- the LOC133654023 gene encoding 6-phosphofructo-2-kinase/fructose-2,6-bisphosphatase 2-like isoform X3 has translation MAARHQKQADTLDGAMESKRTDLRAKEKKCSWASYMTNSPTVIVMIGLPARGKTYMSKKLTRYLNWIGVPTKVFNLGVYRREAVKSYKSYDFFRHDNEEAMEIRKQCALVALQDVKAYLSEEGGQIAVFDATNTTRERRELILNFAKNQAYKVFFVESICDDPDVIAANILDVKVSSPDYPERDRESVMEDFLKRIECYKVTYQPLDPDEHDKNLSFIQVINVGRRFLVNRVQDYIQSKIVYYLMNIHVHSHSIYLCRHGESHHNQQGRIGGDSELSDRGKEFSAALRGFVEEHRLSDLKVWTSQLRRTIQTAEELSVPYEQWKILNEIDAGVCEEMTYKMIEETYPDEYAMRYQDKYHYRYPGGESYQDLVQRLEPVIMELERQGNVLVICHQAVMRCLLAYFLDKSADDLPYLKCPLHTVLKLTPVAYGCKVDMFDLKVEAVNTHRDRPL, from the exons ATGGCTGCCAGGCACCAGAAACAAGCAGACACCTTAGACGGTGCCATGGAGTCCAAAAGGACAGACCTACGAGCCAAGGAGAAAAAGTGCT CTTGGGCCTCCTACATGACCAATTCGCCAACTGTGATTGTGATGATTGGGTTGCCTGCTCGAGGGAAAACCTACATGTCCAAGAAGCTGACACGCTACCTCAACTGGATTGGTGTACCGACTAAGG TATTCAACCTCGGAGTTTATAGGAGAGAAGCTGTGAAGTCGTACAAGTCGTATGACTTTTTCAGACATGACAACGAAGAAGCCATGGAAATTAGAAA ACAGTGCGCTTTAGTGGCACTGCAGGATGTTAAGGCCTATCTGAGCGAGGAAGGAGGGCAGATTGCT GTTTTTGATGCAACCAACACCACTAGAGAGAGGCGGGAGCTTATCCTGAATTTTGCAAAGAATCAGGCATACAAG GTGTTCTTTGTCGAATCAATATGTGATGATCCAGATGTTATTGCTGCAAACATCCTG gacgtAAAGGTGTCCAGTCCAGACTACCCAGAGAGGGACAGGGAAAGTGTCATGGAAGATTTTCTCAAGAGAATAGAGTGTTATAAAGTAACTTATCAACCTTTGGATCCAGATGAACACGACAA GAATTTGTCATTCATTCAAGTTATCAACGTTGGCCGCCGTTTTCTGGTCAACAGGGTTCAGGATTATATTCAGAGTAAAATTGTCTACTACCTCATGAACATCCACGTTCACTCTCACTCCATCTACCTCTGTCGGCATGGAGAGAGCCATCACAATCAGCAAGGACGCATCGGCGGAGACTCTGAGCTCTCAGACCGAGGGAAAGAG TTTTCAGCCGCATTGAGAGGTTTCGTAGAAGAACATCGTCTGTCAGACCTGAAAGTGTGGACCAGTCAGCTGAGGCGCACCATTCAAACTGCCGAGGAACTAAGTGTTCCCTACGAGCAGTGGAAGATCCTCAACGAGATTGATGCT GGAGTGTGTGAAGAGATGACCTACAAAATGATTGAAGAAACATACCCGGATGAGTACGCCATGAGGTACCAGGACAAGTACCACTACCGCTATCCTGGAGGAGAA TCCTACCAGGACCTGGTCCAGCGACTGGAGCCTGTTATCATGGAGCTGGAGCGACAGGGCAATGTGCTGGTCATTTGTCATCAGGCTGTCATGCGCTGCCTGCTTGCCTACTTTCTAGAcaagagtgcag